One Setaria viridis chromosome 5, Setaria_viridis_v4.0, whole genome shotgun sequence genomic region harbors:
- the LOC117856368 gene encoding aspartic proteinase Asp1-like: MASRMASITGVLLLLLVVPSSSSHVKFDLHGNIYPGGCIYVSMRIGDQVYNLDVDTGSILTWLQCHIPNCQGPCKTWPQQHPLYKLKYDKLVPSMDPLCVELIQHPGNPEGSTCEYSIDYVEGVSHGLLIRDKFTLPIARTAHHIIPFGCGYNQQGFKPCQNLPVDGIIGLGRGSSVNLAFQLKKQNVIKNDVISHCISIRGGGFLFIGDYKHPNNVEWVTMDRNAEHGHYSPVLLGELFFNGKWISEKPMKVVFDSGSTYTYFDRQPYKATEDAVIGSLHKSLTTVRDNEFKLCWKGTKIFNSVDDVKPLFKPIFLTFGRGGAKGHKATLDIPPENYLVIKDGNVCFGILDHPRLGETNLIGAITMQERTVIYDNEAGRIGWVRDSCKGKSGSVIPSRL, encoded by the exons ATGGCTTCCAGGATGGCCTCGATCACCGgcgtcctgctcctgctcctagtcgtgccgtcttcttcctcccacgTGAAGTTCGACCTCCATGGCAACATCTACCCTGGAGG CTGCATCTACGTTAGCATGAGAATTGGAGATCAGGTGTACAATCTTGATGTCGACACTGGTAGCATCCTCACATGGCTGCAGTGCCACATTCCTAATTGCCAGGGACCCTGCAAAACG TGGCCACAGCAACACCCATTGTACAAGCTAAAATATGACAAGCTGGTGCCAAGCATGGATCCACTCTGTGTGGAGCTGATTCAACACCCAGGAAATCCTGAAGGATCTACATGCGAGTACAGCATAGATTACGTGGAGGGGGTATCACACGGCTTACTCATCCGTGACAAGTTCACACTCCCCATTGCGAGGACTGCCCATCACATCATTCCCTTCGG GTGCGGATACAATCAGCAGGGTTTTAAACCATGTCAGAATTTGCCTGTGGATGGGATAATTGGGCTTGGCAGGGGCTCGTCGGTGAACCTGGCCTTTCAGCTCAAGAAACAAAATGTCATCAAGAATGATGTGATCAGCCATTGTATCAGCATCAGGGGAGGGGGCTTCCTCTTCATCGGGGATTACAAGCACCCCAATAATGTGGAGTGGGTCACCATGGATCGGAATGC GGAACATGGTCACTACTCACCAGTCCTCCTAGGAGAGCTGTTCTTCAATGGGAAGTGGATTAGTGAGAAGCCAATGAAGGTGGTGTTTGACAGTGGTTCCACCTACACCTACTTTGATAGGCAGCCATACAAAGCGACTGAAGATGCG GTGATAGGCTCTCTCCACAAATCGCTTACAACGGTGCGTGACAATGAGTTCAAGCTATGCTGGAAAGGGACTAAAATTTTCAATTCTGTGGACGATGTCAAGCCACTGTTCAAGCCAATTTTCCTGACCTTTGGCCGTGGCGGTGCCAAGGGCCACAAGGCCACCTTGGACATCCCTCCAGAAAACTATCTCGTCATT AAAGACGGCAATGTATGCTTTGGCATCTTAGATCATCCTCGACTAGGAGAGACTAACTTAATTGGAG CCATCACAATGCAGGAGCGGACAGTGATCTACGACAACGAGGCAGGTCGGATTGGATGGGTCCGTGATTCGTGCAAGGGAAAGTCTGGATCTGTGATCCCTTCGCGCCTCTGA
- the LOC117855857 gene encoding laccase-15 codes for MKNRSLPAASAIVAAAIVFFLSVMALPVAVAVVEHTFVVSQVNMTHLCKETLVTVVNGQLPGPPIEVTEGDSVAVHIVNESPYNITIHWHGVKQRLNCWSDGVPMITQCPIKPNQNFTYRFNVTGQEGTLWWHAHVPCLRASLHGALIIRPRNGASSYPFPKPHKEIPIIIGEWWEKDLSVVGRNMRDGSLDDDPSASTINGKLGDLFNCSGAPEDGYVLEVEPGKTYMLRVINAALFYEYYLKIAGHKFTVVAADANYVNPYTTDVIAVSPGETVDAILIADAPPGSYYMVAQPVKAPLPDTRTPVYVTRGVVQYNSNRSYGNGTTEQQSSSHGANEGIPFGDAPVVPEMPGMHNTVVSFDFHGNLTSLRHPRRPMVPLRVDEHLFIALGLGMTPCRRGQSCNRRKGDERIIAATMNNVSFHLSSIRTPILEAHYYHTGGRKDDGTLLELPDRPPRTFNFTDPALIPEGDKEALLEPTSKETVARWFRHGATVEVVFQSTALLQGSSNPMHLHGHDMYLLAQGHGNYDAAKDVARYNLVNPPMKNTVHVPNLGWAAVRFVADNPGVWFMHCHYEFHLSMGMAAMFIVEDGPTVGRSLPPPPMDFATCGNYESYLQTKKSEVSHVDGV; via the exons ATGAAGAACCGGAGCCTCCCTGCGGCATCGGCCatagtcgccgccgccatcgtcttcttcctctctgtCATGGCCCTACCGGTGGCCGTAGCCGTCGTTGAGCACACCTTTGTT GTGAGCCAGGTGAATATGACGCACTTGTGCAAGGAGACTCTGGTCACCGTGGTGAACGGACAGCTCCCCGGGCCACCGATCGAGGTCACGGAGGGAGATTCAGTGGCCGTTCATATCGTCAACGAGTCACCCTACAACATAACAATCCACTG GCACGGAGTGAAGCAACGGCTGAACTGCTGGTCTGATGGGGTGCCGATGATCACCCAGTGTCCCATCAAACCGAACCAAAACTTTACCTACCGGTTCAATGTTACTGGACAAGAAGGCACCTTATGGTGGCATGCTCACGTCCCCTGCCTGCGAGCATCCCTGCATGGCGCCTTGATCATCCGCCCGAGAAACGGAGCTAGCTCGTATCCGTTTCCTAAGCCTCACAAGGAGATCCCCATAATTATAG GGGAGTGGTGGGAGAAGGACCTTTCAGTGGTTGGCAGGAATATGAGGGATGGTTCCTTGGATGACGACCCTAGTGCATCCACAATTAACGGCAAGCTCGGCGATCTCTTCAATTGCTCCG GGGCTCCAGAAGACGGGTACGTGCTGGAAGTGGAGCCTGGCAAGACCTACATGCTGCGAGTGATCAACGCCGCACTGTTCTATGAGTACTACCTCAAGATCGCCGGGCACAAGTTCACGGTGGTTGCCGCCGACGCCAACTACGTCAACCCCTACACGACGGATGTCATTGCAGTCTCGCCCGGTGAGACGGTGGACGCCATCTTGATCGCCGACGCGCCCCCCGGAAGTTACTACATGGTCGCCCAGCCCGTCAAGGCGCCATTGCCAGACACTCGGACGCCGGTATATGTCACGAGAGGGGTGGTGCAGTACAACAGCAACCGCAGCTACGGCAATGGCACAACAGAACAACAGAGCTCAAGCCATGGTGCCAATGAAGGCATTCCATTTGGTGACGCTCCAGTGGTGCCTGAGATGCCAGGCATGCACAACACCGTGGTATCCTTCGACTTTCACGGTAACCTGACAAGCCTGCGCCACCCACGGCGTCCCATGGTGCCATTGAGAGTTGACGAGCACCTATTCATCGCACTTGGCTTGGGCATGACCCCTTGCCGACGAGGCCAATCTTGCAATAGGAGAAAGGGTGATGAGAGAATCATTGCGGCGACAATGAACAACGTCTCCTTCCACCTCTCCTCAATCAGGACGCCAATTCTAGAAGCACACTACTACCATACCGGCGGTCGCAAGGACGATGGCACACTGCTAGAGCTCCCAGATAGGCCACCGAGGACATTCAACTTCACTGACCCTGCCTTGATCCCGGAGGGGGACAAGGAGGCGCTGCTGGAGCCAACGTCCAAGGAAACAGTAGCGCGATGGTTCCGCCATGGCGCCACGGTGGAGGTGGTGTTCCAGAGCACAGCTTTGCTGCAGGGCAGCTCCAACCCGATGCACCTGCATGGGCACGACATGTACCTCCTTGCGCAGGGGCATGGCAACTACGATGCAGCGAAGGACGTGGCGAGGTACAACTTGGTGAATCCACCAATGAAGAACACGGTGCATGTGCCAAATCTTGGGTGGGCTGCCGTTCGATTTGTTGCTGACAATCCAG GTGTATGGTTCATGCATTGTCATTATGAGTTCCATTTGTCGATGGGTATGGCGGCAATGTTTATTGTAGAGGATGGGCCAACCGTTGGCAGGtccctccctccaccgcctATGGACTTTGCAACATGTGGCAATTACGAATCCTACCTACAAACTAAGAAAAGTGAAGTCTCACACGTAGATGGAGTTTGA
- the LOC117858054 gene encoding transcription repressor OFP14 — MEDERKRTKLRKSLQLYLSRTLKKIPPMHIPSSAIPANIAGARLLSTCRFPRTASVDMDGGVITAATTAAVNESGKEQAATLSDVDRFLFDNFRSLYIHDNNNKDPCFPSSSPGTSTSLADETQPKAETLSSSESIAEDINKEACRAGEESGDNTAIVVFSMDPYTDFRRSMGNMIKMHHGRISQPLDWDFLEELLFYYLQLNDQAVHKHILKAFADLTAGTHQKGSSAPGKAQWADKSVRSRKR, encoded by the coding sequence ATGGAAGATGAGAGGAAGAGAACCAAGCTCCGCAAATCCTTGCAGCTCTACCTTAGCAGGACGCTCAAGAAGATCCCGCCGATGCACATCCCCAGCTCGGCCATTCCAGCGAACATCGCCGGCGCTCGCCTCCTCTCCACATGCAGGTTCCCAAGAACCGCGTCGGTGGACATGGACGGCGGCGTGATCACCGCCGCCACGACCGCCGCCGTTAACGAGAGCGGCAAGGAGCAGGCGGCAACGCTCTCCGACGTCGACCGCTTCCTCTTCGACAACTTCCGGTCCCTCTACATccacgacaacaacaacaaagatcCATGCTTCCCGTCATCGTCGCCAGGCACATCCACATCGCTTGCCGACGAGACACAACCAAAGGCAGAGACGTTGTCTTCGTCGGAGTCGATCGCGGAAGACATCAACAAGGAAGCCTGCAGGGCAGGTGAGGAGAGCGGCGACAACACGGCCATAGTGGTGTTCTCCATGGACCCGTACACAGACTTCCGGAGATCCATGGGGAACATGATAAAGATGCACCATGGCCGCATATCACAGCCACTGGACTGGGACTTCCTTGAGGAGCTGCTCTTTTACTACCTGCAGCTCAACGATCAGGCTGTGCACAAGCACATCCTCAAGGCCTTTGCTGACTTGACTGCCGGAACTCATCAAAAGGGCAGTTCAGCCCCTGGAAAAGCCCAGTGGGCTGACAAGAGCGTTAGGAGTAGGAAACGTTAG
- the LOC117858053 gene encoding regulator of telomere elongation helicase 1 homolog isoform X1, translating to MPVYSIRGVDVDFPFDAYDCQITYMDRVIESLQQGKNALLESPTGTGKTLCLLCASLAWRRTFGEFLRGGRGGGRGGGGSQQLHYGSQPLGSQQSGDPESQQQHSGYPASQQQHSGYPVIIYASRTHSQLRQVIKELKATSYRPKMAVLGSREQMCIHSEVSKLRGRAQNNACHFLCKKRRCQHNNVVAEFMKNKPELGSKPFDIEDLVNIGKGKPNGPCPYYISRELSKSVDILFAPYNYLIDPGNRRSLNSIPWDNAVLIFDEAHNLESICADAASFDLHPNNLTACVAEAHECIKLCSAKRSIENSADKQFDPENYAILKALLMALEKKIGELVIESKELGYTKAGSYIYDFLSELNITSDTSKKLIETIDCASLLLEEGNSAETGPGVQAKTTVSRLESIREILDIIFRGGGQDHAKYYRFHVNEFQQTSGDALKVLGKSSRTLSWWCFNPGLAMEEFLKLGVRSIILTSGTLSPLDSLAMELNLEFPVRLENPHVISPDQIWVGVVPVGPSGHALNSSYRTRETIQYKQELGNAIVNFARIVPDGLLVFFPSYSMMDKCIEFWKNRNHSSSAAENTIWQRICKHKQPVIEPRQSSNFPNAIEDYAAKLNDSSTSGAIFFAVCRGKVSEGLDFADRAGRAVIVTGMPFATPTDPKVRLKREYLDKQGAASNNNTKMLTGQEWYTQQAARAVNQAVGRVIRHRHDYGAIIYCDERFAWSNYQSQMSYWLRPYIKCYSKYGEVVQGLTRFFRDKATSDPLKLKQTDCNDCIAPVTNKCMPQENLSDSAARAQNECPQITLSVSSTTKRSNFMKLAQITPANRSTLTTKHNSTSMSQLFSEDQLSQDTKVVNMTDDVAVHGHLKEHTFKPLGLKKAKLMDRSKDAVGSDDISAKSPQNIESRTLARYQGEGSTPQSKKCTTEKACGKNEGICEKSEGQESNSGTAFLRLAREKLSGAEYKEFVEFMKALKLKTMHIKDSLEAIAKLFSSPGRLPLLEGFRVFVPKNHLPLYEQLVQKYSVCSA from the exons ATGCCGGTCTACAGCATTCGCGGCGTCGATGTCGACTTCCCCTTCGATGCCTATGACTGCCAGATCACCTACATGGATCGCGTCATCGAGTCCCTGCAACAG GGGAAGAACGCGCTGCTGGAGAGCCCGACGGGGACGGGGAAGACGCTGTGCCTGCTGTGCGCCTCGCTCGCGTGGCGCCGCACCTTCGGCGAGTTCCTGCGGggcggtcgcggcggcggccgcggcggcggagggagccaGCAGCTGCACTACGGGAGCCAGCCGCTCGGGAGCCAGCAGTCGGGGGACCCCGAGTCTCAGCAGCAGCACTCGGGGTACCCCGCGTCTCAGCAGCAGCACTCGGGGTACCCCGTGATCATATACGCCTCCCGGACGCACAGCCAGCTCCGGCAGGTCATCAAGGAGCTCAAGGCCACCAGTTACAG GCCGAAAATGGCAGTGCTGGGCTCCCGCGAGCAGATGTGCATCCACAGCGAAGTGAGCAAACTCCGTGGAAGAGCACAGAACAATGCCTGCCACTTCCTCTGCAAGAAACGCCGGTGCCAGCATAATAATGTTGTCGCTG AGTTCATGAAAAACAAACCTGAGCTTGGGAGCAAGCCTTTTGACATTGAAGATTTGGTTAATATTGGGAAAGGGAAACCTAACGGCCC ATGCCCATATTACATCTCCCGGGAACTTTCGAAGTCAGTTGACATCTTGTTTGCTCCATACAACTATCTTATTGATCCGGGAAACCGTCGTTCCTTAAATAGCATACCATGGGACAATGCGGTACTTATATTTGACGAAGCACACAACTTG GAGAGTATATGCGCAGATGCAGCCTCTTTTGACTTACATCCAAATAACTTAACTGCTTGTGTGGCAGAAGCTCATGAATGCATCAAACTGTGTTCAGCAAAGAGGTCCATTGAAAATTCTGCTGATAAACAATTTGACCCTGAAAATTATGCAATCCTCAAAG CTCTCTTAATGGCACTTGAGAAAAAAATTGGTGAGTTGGTAATTGAATCCAAGGAGTTGGGTTACACAAAAGCTGGGAGTTACATATACGATTTTCTCTCTGAACTGAATATCACATCAGACACATCCAAAAAACTAATTGAGACAATTGATTGTGCTTCACTACTCCTAGAGGAAG GAAATTCCGCTGAAACTGGACCAGGGGTCCAAGCAAAGACCACAGTGTCTAGATTGGAGTCGATTAGGGAAATTTTAGACATAATTTTTAGGGGCGGTGGTCAAGACCATGCAAAATATTATCGA TTTCATGTGAACGAATTTCAGCAAACATCTGGAGACGCATTGAAAGTTCTGG GTAAATCTTCAAGAACCCTTAGTTGGTGGTGTTTCAACCCAGGGCTCGCAATGGAAGAATTTCTCAAGTTGGGTGTTCGCTCTATTATATTAACTTCTGGCACTTTATCCCCCCTGGATTCACTAGCCATGGAACTAAACCT TGAATTCCCAGTTAGACTAGAGAATCCTCATGTCATTTCCCCAGATCAAATCTGGGTTGGAGTTGTGCCTGTGGGCCCTTCTGGACATGCACTTAATTCTTCTTATCGCACGCGTGAGACTATACAATATAAACAAGAATTGGGTAATGCTATAG TAAACTTCGCACGCATTGTGCCAGACGGACTCCTTGTTTTCTTCCCTTCATATTCTATGATGGATAAGTGCATCGAATTCTGGAAAAATAGG AACCATTCAAGTTCAGCAGCTGAGAACACGATATGGCAGCGAATCTGTAAGCACAAGCAGCCAGTTATAGAGCCTAGGCAGTCATCAAACTTTCCAAATGCAATTGAG GATTATGCAGCGAAATTAAATGATTCTTCTACTTCTGGGGCAATATTTTTTGCAGTTTGTCGTGGCAAA GTTAGTGAGGGTCTTGATTTTGCTGACCGTGCTGGGAGGGCAGTAATAGTTACTGGAATGCCCTTTGCTACCCCAACTGATCCTAAG GTTCGGCTGAAGCGTGAGTATTTGGATAAGCAGGGCGCAGCATCTAATAATAACACAAAG ATGTTGACAGGACAGGAATGGTATACACAACAAGCAGCAAGGGCTGTGAATCAGGCTGTTGGACGTGTTATCAGACATCGCCATGACTATGGAGCTATTATCTATTGTGACGAAAG GTTTGCGTGGTCAAATTATCAATCTCAGATGTCGTATTGGCTCCGACCTTATATAAAG TGCTACTCAAAGTATGGGGAAGTAGTCCAAGGATTGACCCGTTTTTTTCGAGATAAAGCTACTTCAGATCCTTTAAAGCTAAAACAAACAGATTGTAATG ATTGTATAGCACCAGTTACAAACAAATGCATGCCTCAAGAGAATCTATCAGATTCG GCTGCCAGGGCACAAAATGAGTGCCCACAAATTACATTATCAGTAAGTTCGACCACGAAGAGGAGTAACTTTATGAAGTTGGCTCAGATCACTCCTGCCAATCGTTCTACCCTTACTACAAAGCACAACTCTACATCGATGTCGCAGCTCTTCTCTGAAGACCAACTGTCACAGGATACTAAGGTTGTTAATATGACTGATGATGTGGCAGTACATGGGCATCTGAAGGAACATACCTTCAAACCTTTAGGGCTTAAAAAGGCTAAACTAATGGATAGATCCAAAGATGCTGTTGGCTCGGATGACATCTCTGCCAAATCACCTCAAAATATTGAGTCAAGAACTTTGGCCAGATACCAGGGTGAAGGATCTACACCTCAATCAAAGAAATGTACCACAGAAAAAGCATGTGGAAAGAATGAGGGTATCTGTGAAAAATCTGAAGGCCAGGAATCTAACTCAGGGACAGCCTTCTTGAGGCTG GCTCGAGAAAAGCTTAGTGGCGCAGAGTACAAAGAGTTTGTTGAATTTATGAAGGCCTTAAAATTGAAAACTATGCATATCAAAGACTCACTTGAAGCAATAGCAAAGCTTTTCTCCTCTCCAGGAAGACTTCCACTTCTTGAAGG GTTCAGGGTTTTTGTTCCAAAGAACCATCTTCCATTATACGAGCAGCTTGTTCAAAAATATAGTGTTTGCAGTGCATGA
- the LOC117858053 gene encoding regulator of telomere elongation helicase 1 homolog isoform X2 produces the protein MPVYSIRGVDVDFPFDAYDCQITYMDRVIESLQQGKNALLESPTGTGKTLCLLCASLAWRRTFGEFLRGGRGGGRGGGGSQQLHYGSQPLGSQQSGDPESQQQHSGYPASQQQHSGYPVIIYASRTHSQLRQVIKELKATSYRPKMAVLGSREQMCIHSEVSKLRGRAQNNACHFLCKKRRCQHNNVVAEFMKNKPELGSKPFDIEDLVNIGKGKPNGPCPYYISRELSKSVDILFAPYNYLIDPGNRRSLNSIPWDNAVLIFDEAHNLESICADAASFDLHPNNLTACVAEAHECIKLCSAKRSIENSADKQFDPENYAILKALLMALEKKIGELVIESKELGYTKAGSYIYDFLSELNITSDTSKKLIETIDCASLLLEEGNSAETGPGVQAKTTVSRLESIREILDIIFRGGGQDHAKYYRFHVNEFQQTSGDALKVLGKSSRTLSWWCFNPGLAMEEFLKLGVRSIILTSGTLSPLDSLAMELNLEFPVRLENPHVISPDQIWVGVVPVGPSGHALNSSYRTRETIQYKQELGNAIVNFARIVPDGLLVFFPSYSMMDKCIEFWKNRNHSSSAAENTIWQRICKHKQPVIEPRQSSNFPNAIEDYAAKLNDSSTSGAIFFAVCRGKVSEGLDFADRAGRAVIVTGMPFATPTDPKVRLKREYLDKQGAASNNNTKMLTGQEWYTQQAARAVNQAVGRVIRHRHDYGAIIYCDERFAWSNYQSQMSYWLRPYIKIV, from the exons ATGCCGGTCTACAGCATTCGCGGCGTCGATGTCGACTTCCCCTTCGATGCCTATGACTGCCAGATCACCTACATGGATCGCGTCATCGAGTCCCTGCAACAG GGGAAGAACGCGCTGCTGGAGAGCCCGACGGGGACGGGGAAGACGCTGTGCCTGCTGTGCGCCTCGCTCGCGTGGCGCCGCACCTTCGGCGAGTTCCTGCGGggcggtcgcggcggcggccgcggcggcggagggagccaGCAGCTGCACTACGGGAGCCAGCCGCTCGGGAGCCAGCAGTCGGGGGACCCCGAGTCTCAGCAGCAGCACTCGGGGTACCCCGCGTCTCAGCAGCAGCACTCGGGGTACCCCGTGATCATATACGCCTCCCGGACGCACAGCCAGCTCCGGCAGGTCATCAAGGAGCTCAAGGCCACCAGTTACAG GCCGAAAATGGCAGTGCTGGGCTCCCGCGAGCAGATGTGCATCCACAGCGAAGTGAGCAAACTCCGTGGAAGAGCACAGAACAATGCCTGCCACTTCCTCTGCAAGAAACGCCGGTGCCAGCATAATAATGTTGTCGCTG AGTTCATGAAAAACAAACCTGAGCTTGGGAGCAAGCCTTTTGACATTGAAGATTTGGTTAATATTGGGAAAGGGAAACCTAACGGCCC ATGCCCATATTACATCTCCCGGGAACTTTCGAAGTCAGTTGACATCTTGTTTGCTCCATACAACTATCTTATTGATCCGGGAAACCGTCGTTCCTTAAATAGCATACCATGGGACAATGCGGTACTTATATTTGACGAAGCACACAACTTG GAGAGTATATGCGCAGATGCAGCCTCTTTTGACTTACATCCAAATAACTTAACTGCTTGTGTGGCAGAAGCTCATGAATGCATCAAACTGTGTTCAGCAAAGAGGTCCATTGAAAATTCTGCTGATAAACAATTTGACCCTGAAAATTATGCAATCCTCAAAG CTCTCTTAATGGCACTTGAGAAAAAAATTGGTGAGTTGGTAATTGAATCCAAGGAGTTGGGTTACACAAAAGCTGGGAGTTACATATACGATTTTCTCTCTGAACTGAATATCACATCAGACACATCCAAAAAACTAATTGAGACAATTGATTGTGCTTCACTACTCCTAGAGGAAG GAAATTCCGCTGAAACTGGACCAGGGGTCCAAGCAAAGACCACAGTGTCTAGATTGGAGTCGATTAGGGAAATTTTAGACATAATTTTTAGGGGCGGTGGTCAAGACCATGCAAAATATTATCGA TTTCATGTGAACGAATTTCAGCAAACATCTGGAGACGCATTGAAAGTTCTGG GTAAATCTTCAAGAACCCTTAGTTGGTGGTGTTTCAACCCAGGGCTCGCAATGGAAGAATTTCTCAAGTTGGGTGTTCGCTCTATTATATTAACTTCTGGCACTTTATCCCCCCTGGATTCACTAGCCATGGAACTAAACCT TGAATTCCCAGTTAGACTAGAGAATCCTCATGTCATTTCCCCAGATCAAATCTGGGTTGGAGTTGTGCCTGTGGGCCCTTCTGGACATGCACTTAATTCTTCTTATCGCACGCGTGAGACTATACAATATAAACAAGAATTGGGTAATGCTATAG TAAACTTCGCACGCATTGTGCCAGACGGACTCCTTGTTTTCTTCCCTTCATATTCTATGATGGATAAGTGCATCGAATTCTGGAAAAATAGG AACCATTCAAGTTCAGCAGCTGAGAACACGATATGGCAGCGAATCTGTAAGCACAAGCAGCCAGTTATAGAGCCTAGGCAGTCATCAAACTTTCCAAATGCAATTGAG GATTATGCAGCGAAATTAAATGATTCTTCTACTTCTGGGGCAATATTTTTTGCAGTTTGTCGTGGCAAA GTTAGTGAGGGTCTTGATTTTGCTGACCGTGCTGGGAGGGCAGTAATAGTTACTGGAATGCCCTTTGCTACCCCAACTGATCCTAAG GTTCGGCTGAAGCGTGAGTATTTGGATAAGCAGGGCGCAGCATCTAATAATAACACAAAG ATGTTGACAGGACAGGAATGGTATACACAACAAGCAGCAAGGGCTGTGAATCAGGCTGTTGGACGTGTTATCAGACATCGCCATGACTATGGAGCTATTATCTATTGTGACGAAAG GTTTGCGTGGTCAAATTATCAATCTCAGATGTCGTATTGGCTCCGACCTTATATAAAG ATTGTATAG